One part of the Rattus rattus isolate New Zealand chromosome 14, Rrattus_CSIRO_v1, whole genome shotgun sequence genome encodes these proteins:
- the LOC116883514 gene encoding histone H3.1-like: MFSLSLLDLNAHQSPVWNMTSSTYRPIPKGGLLYIYLNFLSTHLILHSSQRSQMARTKQTARKSTGGKAPRKQLATKAARKSAPATGGVKKPHRYRPGTVALREIRRYQKSTELLIRKLPFQRLVREIAQDFKTDLRFQSSAVMALQEACEAYLVGLFEDTNLCAIHAKRVTIMPKDIQLARRIRGERA; encoded by the coding sequence ATGTTTTCCCTTTCATTACTTGATTTAAACGCGCACCAATCCCCTGTTTGGAACATGACGTCATCAACTTACCGTCCAATCCCAAAAGGTGGCTTGTTATATATATACTTGAATTTTCTCAGCACACACCTCATTCTACACTCCTCTCAACGTTCTCAAATGGCTCGTACTAAGCAGACCGCTCGCAAGTCCACCGGTGGCAAAGCCCCGCGCAAGCAACTGGCCACCAAAGCTGCCCGCAAGAGCGCTCCGGCCACCGGCGGCGTTAAGAAGCCCCACCGCTACCGTCCTGGCACCGTGGCTCTGCGCGAGATCCGGCGCTACCAGAAGTCGACCGAGCTGCTGATCCGCAAGCTGCCATTCCAGCGCCTGGTGCGCGAGATCGCGCAGGACTTCAAGACCGACTTGCGCTTCCAGAGCTCGGCGGTCATGGCCCTGCAGGAGGCCTGTGAGGCCTACCTTGTGGGTCTGTTTGAGGACACCAATCTGTGCGCCATCCACGCCAAGCGTGTGACCATCATGCCCAAGGACATACAGCTTGCCCGGCGCATCCGGGGTGAGAGGGCgtag